One window of Aspergillus oryzae RIB40 DNA, chromosome 3 genomic DNA carries:
- a CDS encoding glycoside hydrolase family 55 protein (predicted protein) — MRDFLSLLGLASIIASSSAAVIPSSLAAISSSIGQVSQFTSSDTTSAEIQSGIDSLIVAASGTCSGPIQSAPTSYWLADQDHSGDARGYAPNVNNTDYPVWRNVLDYGARNDGSGNQTSNLQKAINDNGSGGSRKSSGVTRYPAEVFLPGGTYQLGKTLELRVGTIITGDPLDPPVLKAASNFDGDTLVLGYDSGNGNPETSFMTLMRNVVLDTTALSANTKITALQWGVAQGSGLTNVQIDMPTSSTGHTGIYIKAGSTIAVTDVQITGGAVGIKNSNQQVNFKNISFKYCTTAFEAAGGHTALLQGATFETCGTGINMTSNSLGSLVLLDSSSINSGPVVRFHDSSNDSGNRNSQILIQNLSHDNSNAIAVDSKDNIKLGAVSHVDTWVWGNVTPGQYESGISFSTSRPDVLLANNEYFTRAQPTYAEYSNDQIVNVKAVDGYTVKGDGSTDDSASLNAILANNAANCKITYFPYGVYLVKDTLVIPSGSRIVGEAWAVITGAGDAFKDAGSPKPVVQIGHEGDVGVAEIQNMRFSVAEILPGAKILEINMAGSAPGDVALWNTIATVGGTAETTIANSCTDQDTSQCMAAFMILHLTKTSSAYIENFWGWTADHNLDGGPITIISTGRGILVEATQGTWLTGTGSEHNWLYNYNLHNAKNVYAGLLQSESPYMQGDGATQTAPAPWTAESEFGDPDFSWCDEDDQKCRTSLATNVDGGSDIFLYNSAAWAFFNGPWDGTYSHQCNGSCQSNMMRVTNSPSNLVWYSISTRKTDVMVLDDQSNPIEYNHPGGWEAIIQAYRQFTWAQ; from the exons ATGCGcgacttcctctccctcttaGGGTTGGCCAGCATAATCGCCTCATCTTCCGCTGCCGTCATTCCTTCATCGCTCGCAGCAATATCCTCGTCCATTGGCCAAGTATCTCAGTTTACATCGAGCGACACAACATCCGCGGAAATTCAAAGTGGCATTGACAGTCTAATTGTCGCAGCCAGCGGGACATGCTCAGGCCCTATCCAAAGCGCCCCTACAAGCTACTGGCTCGCTGATCAAGATCACAGCGGGGATGCTCGTGGTTATGCCCCCAATGTAAACAATACGGATTATCCTGTGTGGCGCAACGTCCTGGATTACGGTGCCAGGAACGATGGGTCCGGTAACCAGACATCGAATTTACAAAAGGCCATCAACGACAACGGCTCAGGCGGCAGTCGTAAAAGCAGCGGTGTCACTCGTTATCCTGCGGAGGTCTTCCTCCCCGGGGGAACCTATCAATTAGGTAAAACACTGGAGCTACGCGTGGGCACCATTATAACCGGAGATCCGCTGGATCCTCCAGTGCTGAAGGCTGCCTCGAACTTCGACGGTGATACCTTGGTCCTGGGGTATGACTCCGGCAATGGAAACCCGGAAACCAGCTTCATGACTCTTATGAGAAATGTGGTGCTGGACACCACCGCTCTCAGCGCGAACACAAAGATCACGGCGCTACAGTGGGGTGTAGCGCAGGGCTCCGGCTTGACCAATGTCCAGATTGACATGCCGACCAGCTCCACGGGCCACACCGGCATATACATCAAGGCTGGTTCGACAATTGCCGTTACGGATGTG CAAATTACCGGCGGTGCTGTAGGTATCAAGAACTCTAACCAACAAGTCAACTTCAAGAACATCTCATTCAAATACTGTACGACGGCATTCGAAGCGGCTGGTGGCCATACGGCTCTACTACAAGGAGCGACATTTGAGACCTGTGGCACCGGCATCAATATGACTAGCAACAGTCTGGGTAGTCTCGTGCTGCTCGACTCGTCTTCTATCAACTCTGGGCCGGTAGTTAGATTCCATGACTCGTCCAATGACAGCGGAAATCGCAATAGTcagatcctcatccagaaTCTGTCGCATGATAACAGCAATGCCATCGCTGTCGATAGTAAAGATAATATTAAATTGGGCGCTGTCTCGCATGTCGACACCTGGGTCTGGGGGAACGTCACCCCGGGTCAGTACGAGAGCGGAATCAGCTTTAGTACCTCGCGTCCGGACGTACTGCTTGCGAATAACGAATACTTCACCAGGGCGCAGCCAACCTACGCCGAATACAGCAATGACCAGATCGTTAATGTGAAGGCTGTTGACGGGTACACCGTCAAGGGTGATGGCTCTACCGACGATAGCGCATCCCTGAACGCTATTTTGGCCAACAATGCGGCAAACTGTAAGATTACCTACTTTCCATACGGCGTATATCTTGTCAAGGATACACTCGTCATTCCTTCAGGCTCTCGAATCGTGGGCGAGGCCTGGGCGGTGATTACCGGTGCGGGAGACGCGTTTAAAGATGCCGGTAGCCCTAAGCCAGTTGTGCAGATTGGACATGAGGGGGATGTTGGTGTGGCTGAAATTCAGAACATGAGATTCAGTGTTGCCGAGATTCTCCCGGGCGCGAAAATTCTCGAGATCAACATGGCAGGCAGTGCACCCGGCGATGTGGCATTGTGGAACACGATAGCCACCGTAGGAGGTACTGCGGAGACCACTATTGCCAACAGTTGCACCGATCAGGATACATCCCAGTGCATGGCAGCATTTATGATCCTCCATCTGACGAAGACGTCGTCCGCGTATATTGAGAACTTCTGGGGATGGACGGCTGATCATAACCTTGACGGTGGACCGATCACGATCATCTCCACGGGCCGTGGTATTCTGGTCGAGGCCACCCAGGGAACCTGGCTTACTGGTACCGGGTCTGAGCATAACTGGTTGTATAACTACAACCTCCATAACGCAAAAAATGTATACGCAGGCCTTCTCCAGTCGGAGTCCCCATATATGCAAGGAGATGGAGCTACACAGACTGCTCCCGCTCCATGGACCGCTGAATCCGAGTTCGGTGACCCGGACTTCTCTTGGTGtgacgaagatgatcagAAGTGCCGTACCTCGCTTGCAACCAACGTGGATGGTGGATCGGATATTTTTCTGTATAACTCAGCTGCATGGGCGTTCTTCAACGGGCCCTGGGATGGAACTTATAGCCATCAGTGCAACGGCTCGTGTCAATCCAACATGATGCGCGTGACCAATTCCCCAAGCAACCTGGTGTGGTATTCCATCAGTACCCGCAAGACGGACGTTATGGTCCTGGACGACCAATCGAATCCTATCGAGTACAATCATCCTGGCGGATGGGAAGCGATTATTCAGGCGTACCGGCAATTTACTTGGGCGCAGTAG
- a CDS encoding RNA recognition motif domain-containing protein (predicted protein): MSSAKVYVGNLSWNTNDESLRQTFSEFGNVLDAIVMKDRETGRSRGFGFVTFSAQTEADAAIGGLNEQELDGRRIRVNLANARPAGGSRNYGGGNGYGGGYGGGYSQGGYQGGGYQGGNYGQGDY; the protein is encoded by the exons ATGTCTTCTGCGAAAGTTTACGTCGG AAACCTTTCCTGGAACACCAATGATGAGTCTCTCCGTCAGACTTTCTCGGAGTTTGGCAACGTTTTGGACGCT ATCGTCATGAAAGACCGCGAGACCGGCCGCAGCAGGGGATTTGGCTTCGTCACCTTTTCCGCTCAAACGGAAGCTGATGCTGCCATTGGAGGACTCAACGAGCAGGA GCTCGATGGTCGCCGTATTAGGGTCAACTTGGCCAACGCTAGACCCGCCGGCGGATCCCGTAACTACGGTGGTGGCAATGGCTACGGCGGTGGCTACGGTGGTGGCTACAGCCAGGGTGGCTACCAGGGTGGTGGCTACCAGGGTGGTAACTACGGCCAGGGCGACTACTAA
- a CDS encoding glycoside hydrolase family 18 protein (chitinase): MSSSPIISQPTTHPTPVPSTPSSTPPIAQLTPGNSGDSTGKVIAGYWQGWNMGKPCATMKPEEIPVESLTHLIFSFGFLAPNTYKVLPMPDTEEGLFRQVTDVKKKNSNLKVLVALGGWTHTDPGPYREVFTTMVSSSANRQMFITNLFSFLSQYGFDGVDIDWEYPGAEERGGRPTDKEDFTKLLQEMRQQFQNKYVITFAAPLASYYLQNYDLKSASEAVDWINVMAYDIHGTWESDKKAAGHTNLTDVNKGVENYLQAGVAPNKVVLGTAFYGRSVKLASGGCTQPGCPFVGPGAEGQCVKTAGYLSYTEIQDIISGGAKPVFDQAGSVQHLTWGGDNWVSYDDPQTIKIKVDYARRKGLRGLMAWAIDMDDEQRSMTKALSGH; encoded by the exons ATGTCAAGCTCCCCGATAATTTCCCAGCCAACTACTCACCCGACACCCGTGCCCAGTACTCCATCGAGTACTCCCCCTATCGCTCAACTAACACCGGGCAACTCAGGAGACAGTACTGGTAAGGTTATCGCGGGTTACTGGCAGGGATGGAACATGGGCAAGCCCTGTGCTACCATGAAGCCGGAGGAAATCCCCGTGGAATCACTCACGCATCTCATCTTTTCATTTGGATTCCTCGCCCCGAATACCTATAAAGTACTACCCATGCCAGATACCGAAGAAGGCTTGTTCAGGCAGGTCACGGAtgtcaaaaagaagaattcGAATTTGAAGGTCCTTGTTGCTCTTGGG GGATGGACACATACTGACCCCGGGCCATACCGCGAGGTATTTACTACCATGGTATCCTCGTCCGCCAATCGACAAATGTTCATCACAAATCTGTTTAGCTTTCTATCTCAATACGGGTTCGACGGTGTTGACATCGATTGGGAATACCCTGGAGCCGAAGAGAGAGGTGGCCGCCCAACCGACAAAGAGGATTTCACGAAACTTCTGCAGGAGATGCGGCAGCAATTCCAAAACAAATACGTGATAACGTTCGCAGCACCCTTGGCTTCTTATTACTTGCAGAACTACGATCTGAAGAGTGCCTCTGAGGCTGTGGACTGGATTAACGTCATGGCGTATGATATCCACGGCACATGGGAGAGCGACAAAAAGGCCGCCGGGCATACGAACTTGACCGATGTCAACAAAGGGGTAGAGAATTACCTTCAGGCTGGTGTAGCACCAAATAAAGTTGTCTTGGGGACGGCTTTCTACGGTCGCAGCGTAAAATTGGCGAGTGGAGGATGCACACAACCCGGCTGTCCGTTTGTAGGACCGGGAGCTGAGGGACAATGCGTCAAGACTGCAGGCTATTTGTCTTACACGG AGATACAGGATATCATATCTGGCGGTGCAAAACCGGTGTTTGACCAGGCTGGCTCGGTTCAGCATCTAACATGGGGCGGGGACAATTGGGTCTC TTACGACGATCCACAGACCATCAAGATAAAAGTGGACTATGCTAGGAGAAAGGGATTACGAGGGCTCATGGCCTGGGCCATAGATATGGACGACGAGCAAAGGAGCATGACCAAAGCTTTGTCGGGTCACTGA
- a CDS encoding acyltransferase family protein (predicted protein), whose translation MERTKWLDGLRGIAAAIVAFDHYFMGEVWHPFVSFWADPPEGNRRFVQLPPIRILFSAHAMVTLFMVISGYAISINILKARPSQQYYTRISSAVLRRPFRIYLPVLVMATISQLLFFFNLYNWTFDEDLLKGLEPWKAPWAHVEWLFLYMTDSLNIIAFAYNGGFNGQLWTMPVEFRGSNVVFVLLVGLAAWRPKLRLWFLPLLSLYFLWYGLWDTFGFIWGLFLAERAAAAATPATGNGSTQTTATDDEEKLPFFPLSRSNWKSHLLNRKNFTLARITTTISFLLGYHLLCLGDDGKLTPGYQWLSVFHPAKWHDDWQLIHWCWKVVGSALLVYAIGESPLLQRPFNTRPVQYLGKISFSLYLVHQAIYHLLRDPLRNYLWLLGNGTAYPGSVEAAATDPMSFHVAWWASGIVLGTVVVYAAHYYTIYVDNKCVALTKRIEKWLTS comes from the coding sequence atgGAGCGCACTAAATGGCTGGACGGCCTGCGAGGCATCGCAGCCGCGATCGTGGCATTCGACCACTACTTCATGGGAGAGGTCTGGCACCCATTCGTGTCCTTCTGGGCAGACCCCCCGGAGGGAAACCGCCGCTTCGTTCAACTGCCTCCCATCCGCATTCTCTTTTCCGCTCATGCGATGGTGACGCTGTTCATGGTAATCTCGGGCTATGCGATCTCCATTAATATCCTGAAAGCCCGACCCAGTCAGCAATATTACACGCGGATCTCCTCCGCCGTCCTGCGGAGGCCATTTCGTATTTACTTGCCAGTTCTGGTCATGGCGACGATCAGTCAACTgctgtttttcttcaatCTCTACAACTGGACCTTCGACGAGGACCTCCTAAAGGGGCTCGAGCCGTGGAAGGCACCGTGGGCCCACGTTGAATGGCTCTTCCTCTACATGACCGATAGCTTGAACATCATCGCCTTCGCGTACAACGGAGGGTTCAATGGCCAGCTTTGGACCATGCCAGTCGAATTCCGCGGATCCAACGTCGTCTTCGTCCTCCTGGTCGGCCTAGCCGCCTGGCGGCCCAAACTACGGCTCTGGTTTCTACCTCTACTATCTCTCTATTTCCTCTGGTACGGCCTCTGGGATACCTTCGGCTTCATCTggggcctcttcctcgccgaacgtgcagcagcagcagccacccCAGCAACCGGAAACGGCTCGACCCAAACCACCGccaccgacgatgaggagaaaCTGCCCTTCTTCCCATTATCGCGCTCCAACTGGAAATCCCACCTCCTCAACCGCAAGAACTTCACCCTCGCccgcatcaccaccaccatctcgttcctcctcggctACCACCTCCTCTGCCTAGGAGACGACGGCAAGCTAACCCCAGGCTACCAATGGCTCTCCGTCTTCCACCCGGCCAAATGGCACGACGACTGGCAACTCATCCACTGGTGCTGGAAAGTTGTCGGCTCGGCCCTCCTGGTCTACGCGATCGGCGAATCCCCCCTGCTGCAGCGCCCATTTAATACCAGGCCCGTGCAGTATCTCGGcaagatctccttctcgctgTATCTAGTGCACCAGGCCATCTATCATCTGTTGCGCGATCCGCTCAGGAATTATCTCTGGTTACTGGGAAATGGCACGGCGTATCCGGGGAGTGTGGAGGCGGCAGCGACGGATCCGATGTCGTTTCATGTGGCTTGGTGGGCTTCGGGGATTGTGCTGGGGACGGTGGTGGTTTATGCGGCGCATTATTATACGATTTATGTGGATAATAAGTGTGTGGCGTTGACGAAGAGGATTGAGAAGTGGTTGACTTCTTGA
- a CDS encoding uncharacterized protein (predicted protein) — protein sequence MLFGVALLFLGAVAANPVIPREDGSSTPTPTPTISSSTPISAPSDACATSSTSSQWLSVCDTTIFWPTSTNYYYGPTTGPEASAVSCNAEWVEFDGRATGLESLGATSTSTIYSTYTTSTGACNTQIWGEGWDDPHTGPVTTLCDGIPRALGPREYSTTYWPGTGPCSSFIATETTTTLVYRSPSPTPSCSLNTEECIPIWQTYTSLRDAYYASITTATPGDTNSPIAPGSCPSTKRNYTEQDPCTNCHFLPGTATLFYWPVTTTNGDLCLQNGSTVPATATGEGPNTAIVNGNTFVSPSIYVSFTSIYARSNRRAHPGGSCGGEYEDVIISVDPKAVSSYRSHVNAKYPTIGTAYPFEYDEFQPHEVGNYTMSLIPWEKYQGASQCPFRGGNKCTMIRDDYMPWMGIPEGVMTQIDPRWTECDREWYIPPVSMVPLVGDLESLPTGAAEARVPTPTPAVPESGVAVPTPEATLW from the exons ATGCTGTTCGGGGTAGCTTTGCTCTTTCTAGGAGCTGTCGCTGCCAACCCGG TCATACCCAGGGAAGATGGTAGCTCTACTCCCACTCCCACTCCGACTATTTCAAGTAGTACACCCATCTCTGCGCCATCCGATGCATGCGCCACCTCATCAACAAGTAGCCAGTGGCTAAGCGTATGCGATACCACTATTTTCTGGCCAACATCGaccaactactactacggCCCGACCACCGGCCCCGAGGCATCCGCAGTCTCCTGCAATGCCGAATGGGTCGAATTCGACGGACGCGCCACCGGCCTAGAATCCCTCGGCGCAACGTCCACTTCCACCATCTACAGTACCTACACCACCAGCACGGGAGCCTGCAACACCCAAATCTGGGGCGAAGGCTGGGACGACCCCCACACAGGCCCAGTGACCACGCTATGTGACGGGATCCCCCGAGCCCTGGGTCCCCGAGAATACTCGACCACATACTGGCCAGGCACAGGACCCTGCAGCTCATTCATAGCGACCgaaaccaccacaaccctAGTCTATCGATCCCCATCACCAACGCCCAGCTGCTCGCTAAACACCGAAGAATGCATCCCTATCTGGCAAACCTACACCAGCCTCCGCGACGCCTACTACGCCTCCATCACAACCGCAACCCCAGGCGATACCAACAGCCCAATCGCCCCCGGAAGCTGTCCATCCACGAAAAGGAACTACACAGAGCAGGACCCCTGCACAAACTGCCACTTTCTCCCCGGAACCGCAACCCTCTTCTACTGGCCCGTAACCACCACCAACGGCGACCTCTGTCTGCAGAACGGAAGCACCGTCCCCGCAACAGCCACCGGAGAAGGCCCCAACACAGCCATCGTAAACGGCAACACCTTCGTCTCACCCAGCATCTACGTCTCCTTCACAAGCATCTACGCCCGCAGCAACCGACGCGCCCACCCCGGTGGTTCCTGCGGCGGCGAATACGAAGACGTGATCATCTCCGTCGATCCCAAGGCCGTATCCTCCTATCGCAGCCACGTCAACGCCAAATACCCGACTATCGGAACCGCGTATCCCTTCGAGTACGATGAGTTCCAGCCCCATGAAGTCGGGAATTATACGATGTCCCTGATCCCCTGGGAGAAGTACCAGGGCGCCTCGCAGTGTCCGTTCCGTGGTGGGAATAAGTGTACTATGATTCGGGATGATTATATGCCCTGGATGGGTATCCCGGAGGGTGTTATGACCCAGATCGACCCGAGATGGACGGAATGTGATCGGGAATGGTATATTCCGCCTGTGAGTATGGTGCCTCTTGTGGGCGATCTGGAGTCCCTGCCTACTGGGGCTGCGGAGGCGAGGGTTCCCACGCCTACGCCGGCGGTGCCTGAGTCGGGGGTTGCTGTGCCTACGCCAGAGGCTACTTTATGGTAG
- a CDS encoding epoxide hydrolase family protein (predicted hydrolases or acyltransferases (alpha/beta hydrolase superfamily)), protein MTSPEIREFTVKIPRERGERLKRKPRDTRLPGQEIVPGAGTRYGPEYNWTDDLYEKWTDDFDWYFVQDKINEPSHYIGEFEAVQIHFRHSRSKTANAIPLLLINWWPAVFYEFSRVWGPMLHPVNENEQALHVVVPSVPGFCCSNWPPKAGWTLQDTVRLFDSVMKKLGYNEYMVQCGGTRHFVGRELGMRCTPSCKLIHFNFIPSEMPNNAKSWTEREHAIAERKEDRYENHLGYAVCMRTRVRTSLFWIVGY, encoded by the exons ATGACTAGCCCAGAAATTCGCGAGTTCACCGTGAAGATTCCCAGGGAACGAGGAGAGCGTCTCAAGCGAAAGCCAAGAGATACGAGATTACCAGGTCAGGAAATCGTGCCCGGTGCTGGAACTCGATACG GACCGGAATACAACTGGACGGACGATCTTTATGAGAAATGGACTGATGATTTCGACTGGTACTTTGTACAAGACAAAATCAATGAACCCTCCCATTACATCGGCGAATTTGAAGCCGTTCAGATTCACTTCCGGCATTCCCGCTCCAAGACCGCCAATGCAatcccccttctccttattAATTGGTGGCCCGCAGTTTTCTACGAGTTCAGTAGGGTTTGGGGCCCTATGTTGCATCCTGTGAATGAGAACGAGCAAGCGCTCCATGTGGTCGTGCCCAGTGTGCCCGGATTCTGCTGCTCCAACTGGCCTCCCAAGGCCGGATGGACGTTACAGGACACTGTGAGACTCTTTGACTCCGTAATGAAAAAGCTCGGTTACAACGAGTATATGGTCCAATGTGGTGGTACGCGACATTTCGTGGGACGCGAGCTCGGGATGCGCTGCACGCCGTCATGCAAGTTGATCCACTTCAACTTCATTCCGAGTGAAATGCCCAATAACGCCAAGAGTTGGACAGAGCGCGAACATGCTATCGCtgaaaggaaggaggaccGGTATGAGAATCACCTCGGTTATGCTGTGTGCATGCGCACTCGAGTTCGTACTTCTCTGTTTTGGATTGTTGGATATTGA
- a CDS encoding uncharacterized protein (predicted protein), producing MRIQSLVVLGTVFSGAIAHPEPGAELSSKWPSTTTGPVTAPTPAILQGNNGPRNKRYERGWLLEKRDSTTEDAATTTEDITSTTEEATTTTTEATTQADTTTAPTTTDATTTTESSTTTTSSTTSTTSSTSSTTSTTSSTSTTSSTSQSTSSMTTTTTKSTSTAATTTSSTFTATTTTSAEMREYNRRGHIAAIITFSILGAIFFGYGFLHCYLSSRKKRQIAARKAAAEAGSNYSLVALNEGAKSQSEVNFDRSSMMFASQSPSRTDLSSMVQQGAGAQGYSQPMTRPSSLAVSETLHQSPPAGPRSLSPRGNFI from the coding sequence ATGCGAATACAATCCTTGGTTGTGCTGGGGACGGTCTTCTCGGGCGCTATTGCTCATCCTGAGCCTGGTGCTGAACTGTCGTCGAAATGGCCTTCTACCACAACTGGCCCCGTTACAGCGCCAACACCCGCAATACTGCAGGGCAATAACGGCCCAAGAAACAAACGTTACGAACGTGGGTGGCTTTTAGAAAAACGAGATTCAACTACGGAGGATGCTGCAACCACCACAGAAGACATTACCAGCACGACTGAagaagcaacaacaacaacaacagaggCCACCACGCAGGCTGATACCACGACGGCCCCCACAACCACTGATGCCACAACTACGACGGAGTCCTCGACGACAACCACCTCGAGCACGACTAGCACGACTAGTTCCACCAGCTCGACAACctcgacaacctcctcaacctcgacCACATCCTCTACATCCCAATCGACGAGTAGCATGACAACGACCACCACAAAGAGCACATCCACTGCCGCCACAACGACCAGCTCGACATTTACTGCGACAACCACAACTAGTGCTGAAATGCGAGAATACAATCGTCGTGGACACATAGCCGCCATCATCACTTTTAGCATACTGGGGGCTATCTTCTTTGGTTACGGTTTCCTTCACTGCTATCTGTCATCACGAAAGAAGCGCCAGATTGCAGCGAGAAAGGCAGCAGCCGAGGCCGGATCAAACTACTCCTTGGTTGCATTGAACGAGGGTGCAAAATCACAAAGTGAGGTTAACTTTGACCGGTCCTCTATGATGTTCGCTTCTCAGTCTCCGTCTCGTACGGATTTGTCTTCCATGGTTCAACAAGGTGCCGGTGCGCAAGGGTATAGCCAGCCAATGACGCGACCTTCATCGCTGGCAGTCAGTGAGACTCTTCACCAAAGTCCGCCAGCTGGTCCGCGCTCTCTTAGTCCCCGGGGAAATTTCATCTAA